A single region of the Alosa alosa isolate M-15738 ecotype Scorff River chromosome 6, AALO_Geno_1.1, whole genome shotgun sequence genome encodes:
- the LOC125296260 gene encoding coiled-coil domain-containing protein 134-like, translating into MLAVCALLLVVAPVYSSADSDTHRPRHDTNLEIYKRLFETKRKDQLNALKNLVELNDINQQYKIIDIMLKGLFKVLEDSRAVLVAANLQPNDPFPLDDKIKEAYSHVVENTAFFGDVALRFPRIVHHYYDRNSDWGSLLRWGLSFCNLTGVFTGGAHQHVLTLMSQELGITEKSPDFTNPYRTERDDMLHTAEAFQKVLREEEKRRRKEEKRKEIRKGPRISRSRTEL; encoded by the exons ATGCTTGCTGTGTGTGCCCTGCTGCTGGTGGTCGCTCCTGTCTACTCATCAGCAGACTCAGACACGCACAGACCCAGACATGACACTAACCTGGAGATCT ATAAGAGGCTGTTTGAAACTAAGAGAAAAGACCAGCTAAATGCACTGAAGAATCTTGTGGAGCTCAATGACATCAACCAGCAATACAAGATCATTGACATTATGCTGAAGGGCCTGTTCAAG GTCTTGGAGGACTCTCGGGCCGTCCTTGTGGCAGCCAACTTGCAGCCAAATGACCCTTTCCCCCTGGACGACAAAATCAAAGAGg CATACTCCCACGTGGTGGAGAACACTGCGTTTTTCGGGGACGTGGCACTGCGCTTCCCACGAATCGTCCACCACTACTATGACCGCAACTCTGACTGGGGCAGTCTCCTTCGCTGGGGCCTGAGCTTCTGCAACCTGACGGGGGTCTTCACTGGAGGGGCGCACCAGCACGTCCTCACACTG atgtCACAGGAGCTGGGAATAACAGAGAAGTCCCCAGACTTCACCAACCCCTACCGCACAGAGAGGGATGAT ATGCTGCACACAGCAGAGGCCTTCCAGAAAGTtctgagggaggaggagaagaggaggaggaaggaggagaagaggaaagagattAGGAAAGGCCCCCGGATCTCTCGCTCGCGCACAGAACTCTAG